Proteins encoded in a region of the Apilactobacillus apisilvae genome:
- a CDS encoding nicotinate phosphoribosyltransferase encodes MAEIFDNLTLHTDAYEINMMQTYFQQGKQNRRSVFEVYFRKMPFGNGFGIFAGLEHVINYIKDINFTDEDIAFLRKDGDYSESFLKYLSNFKFQGTIRSAVEGDLVFNNEPILQVEGNVCECQLVETAILNIVNYQTLIATKAARIRLACDKDPLLEFGSRRAQETSASLWGARAAYIGGFDATSNVLAGKEFGIPISGTHAHSLVEFFQDDYLAFKAYAESHHECVFLVDTFDTIKSGVPNAIRVAKEMGDKINFAGVRIDSGDMAYLSKRVREMLDDAGFPNAKIYASNDLDEQTITSLKMQDAKIDVWGIGTKLITCFDQPALGAVYKMVSAENDEGKMIDTIKLSNNAEKVSTPGKKQVWRITEKKDGKSEGDYISFSDEDPRKQQSIYMFHPQFTYINKTLNDFDAKPLLKTIFEDGELVYNQPSLKSIKEFSNKVLSSLWPEYKRELNPQEYPVDLSLKCWQNKMEIIKDVHETIKNKIEKGKGEL; translated from the coding sequence ATGGCAGAAATTTTTGATAATTTAACTTTGCACACTGATGCATATGAAATCAATATGATGCAAACATATTTTCAACAAGGCAAACAAAATCGTCGTAGTGTCTTTGAAGTTTATTTTAGAAAAATGCCTTTTGGTAATGGTTTTGGTATCTTCGCTGGATTAGAACATGTGATTAATTATATAAAAGATATTAATTTCACAGATGAAGATATTGCATTTTTAAGAAAAGACGGTGACTATAGTGAATCTTTCTTAAAATATTTAAGTAATTTTAAATTTCAGGGGACTATTCGTTCGGCAGTTGAAGGCGACTTAGTATTTAATAATGAGCCGATCCTACAAGTTGAAGGTAATGTTTGCGAGTGCCAATTAGTTGAAACTGCAATTCTTAATATTGTTAATTATCAAACTTTAATTGCTACTAAGGCAGCTAGAATTCGTTTGGCCTGTGATAAAGATCCTTTACTAGAATTTGGTAGTCGTCGTGCCCAAGAAACTTCTGCATCATTGTGGGGAGCGAGAGCAGCCTATATTGGTGGATTTGATGCTACTTCTAATGTTTTAGCTGGTAAAGAGTTTGGCATTCCTATTAGTGGAACGCATGCACATTCATTAGTAGAGTTCTTTCAAGATGATTATTTAGCATTTAAAGCTTATGCAGAAAGCCATCATGAATGTGTGTTCTTAGTGGATACTTTTGACACAATCAAAAGTGGAGTTCCTAATGCTATTAGGGTTGCTAAAGAAATGGGCGATAAGATTAATTTTGCCGGTGTTAGAATTGATTCTGGTGATATGGCTTATTTGTCTAAACGTGTTCGTGAAATGTTAGATGATGCTGGCTTTCCTAATGCAAAAATTTATGCATCTAATGATTTGGATGAACAAACGATTACTAGTTTAAAAATGCAAGATGCTAAGATTGACGTCTGGGGAATTGGAACTAAGCTAATTACTTGTTTTGATCAACCAGCCTTGGGTGCAGTTTATAAGATGGTTTCTGCTGAAAATGATGAAGGTAAGATGATTGATACAATTAAATTATCTAATAATGCTGAGAAAGTATCGACACCTGGTAAAAAACAAGTTTGGCGAATTACTGAGAAAAAAGATGGTAAGTCTGAGGGAGACTACATTTCATTTAGTGATGAGGATCCTAGAAAACAACAAAGTATTTACATGTTCCATCCTCAATTTACTTATATTAATAAAACCTTGAATGATTTTGATGCTAAACCGCTATTGAAAACTATTTTTGAAGATGGTGAATTAGTTTATAATCAACCATCGTTAAAATCAATTAAAGAATTCTCTAATAAAGTTTTGTCATCATTATGGCCTGAGTATAAACGTGAATTGAACCCGCAAGAATATCCAGTTGATTTATCATTAAAATGTTGGCAAAATAAAATGGAAATTATTAAAGATGTTCATGAAACAATTAAAAACAAAATTGAAAAAGGAAAAGGTGAACTTTAA